ATACTGCAACTTGTCCAAAACGGGTATTTCCCGGATCCGAACCTGCAATTTTTCACAAAGAGTCATAATCATCTCATGGTCCTAAATTTCAAACCCCAAAATAGGTAGCACTGGTTTGAATCTTTATGATAACACGAGACCACACCTTTATTGTATTATCTGAACGCAGGCAAGATTTGCAATCACACAAGCCACGACATGCAGGGCAAACTTTCTCGACTTCTTCAAGTGATATCTCCGAGTACCTTAAAATGCATGAGACATCATTAGTACCGCGAACTCTTTCTACCAAAGGTTTATAGAATTCTGATATAAAcagaatgaaaagaaaagaaagcacACCTTGCCGATAGACAATTGTGGCAGAAGGCTCTTTGATTGCATTTGAGGCAAGAAAtgattctctctctatcttttctCTGGCATTGATGGCAGATTTCCCCCAAAGACTCTGCAGACACATCTGTGCTTGCTGCTGAGTATTCCTACAACACAGAAAACCAGTTACTTTTAATCCTTAtaagcaaacaaacacatatGGGTGTACAAGTTCTTTGTCTAACCaatgagaaacaagaaacttaCCATAGGACTGGTGCTTTGGTGTGATCTGTTTCGTGTCGGATCCATAACAGCAACAGATGGTGGTGTCCTATAAGATCTGTAGCCCTCTTCAAACATTACAACATCTCTACCCAAGTCATCATTCAAATCCACTGCAACACGTGGAGAGAAACTCCTCATCATCGGTGTCTCGGGCGAGTACCGCATCAGGCTTTTATTATGTCTCTTCTCTAGTCTACCATTACTCTTGGAAGCAGAGGCAAGACCGTTATTATAGTGGTCAATGCTGGTGACTGGTAACTCGAAATCATCCATCTTCCCTTCCGAATACGTATCTGTTTCGCCTAACGATGATCGCCTTTTCGCTTTCTTCTGGTTCGCCCTGAAAGCAGAATTAGCCGCCCGCTTCTTTGCTTGGATGTAGTGCTTCTCACAAACAGTCTTATCAGCCATGGACATTGCAGTGCATCTCCACTGTTTACCATCCGATCTCTTGCACCGTAAGTCATCTGGAATCCCGGGAATAGACTCACCATTGCCATTGCCAATGCCATTGGCGGATCGAGTTTGCTCATTAGCATTCATTCTAATCACTGAATCACAAGTTTCATCAAAATTGACCTGCATTGTCAAAACACTAGATTTTCAAACTAAAATCAGAAATTGAGCACTCACTAAAgggaaagaaaactaaattgGTAGCTTATACACTCCTGCTCgaatttgagagagagatcaaCCAAATTACAATCCCAAAATCCAATATTTGTAAGCAAAACCCGTTAAATCCCCCAATTCAAcgaacacacacacacacatgatCAATCACTGAACCTAAGAGCTCTAGAAACACATGCTATATCGATCGATATATGTATAGAACTAATAAGTGCGTACAAATTCGaagacagaagaagagaactcCGAAATCGCTAAAATCGAACGtagaattgaagaagagtgtTTAAGATTGGGGAATTCGAGAGGCTCATCAACAAGTATAtaagtgtgtatatatatataggtacatatatatatgaaaataattgcTCGTACTTACAGTGAAAGAAGGAAAACCCCAAAcctgaaattagggttttggtcGAGAGAAATTGCAGAGGTTATAGATGGGAGAGAGACCTATCATGTTCAGGATACTTTTCTTATacttctgtcttttttttttttttttttttttggatattccCTTTCCGCTTaggttttccttttttcctccTCTGTAACTAAGAAGAAGTAAACTCGGATTCAGACAGAACATGGATATGGGttcacttgtttttcttcttttctttatttttgtttcagtgtggtgttttttgattcaaaagtGGATCCCCATTGTACAGTTACCAAATATggatataaacaaacaaaagttaagGGAAATATGTatacaaatttcaaatttaaaatattttgatatgttgtcaaagaattatatataaatatattaatattgcAATTTTATTAAAGTAAACTTACCAATTgatgaaacacaaaaaaaaaagtccttGATAAGGTTGTTTTACAGTAATTTGATTCTAAACCTGTTGACTTGTAATGCATCCGGAATTTGGATTTCGGATAGTTTCATAGAAAGAATTATTTGGTTCTAATGTAAATTATGTTCATTTCGTATTTGCTAATGGTAATTAACATTAATGACTATGTCATATTCGTTTTCTAATTTTCAGCGACTAACGATTAAATTGTGTTCATTTTGTAGTTACTGAAAATAACGATGAGCAACTGAACGTGATTCAAAATACTCAACGCTAAAATTTTCATTGGTCAAAAACTTTTAAGTCATTGGCAATGGTGTCGTTTGAAATATGATCGTGTATGTTTGTTGGGTTTTTAGTTATCATTGAGTGATTTTTTTGCTAAACAAATTCTGAATGGTGAGTTGATGATTAGTTTCAAGACTTGCAAGTAGTTGAGTGATGAGATCAAGTACTAGAAGAAAAATCaggtaaactttttttgtgttatatatcaaaatttgtgaatATGGTCTCCTCCAATATATGGACTAACGTGTATATTTGCGTTTAACTTAAATGTTCCGTGAAGGAGAATAAAGTGGCAAAGAATATGGATAGTGCGTCAGGACCACGCGACGTGAGGCTATCGTTGAATTAAAAGGATGATTCGATCGAGAAAATGAGAACCAATCGCCTTCGAGAATaagcaaaaatagaaaacGTATGGGTTATTCCACGCGTATTGCTCTTGACtactgaagaagaaaccaagaaagatGCTTGAGATTATTCTACATTTCAAAAGATTCCACCTTATATGCTCATTCATTATCGCAATACATGCATGGTTCCAAGTTTTAAGTTAGTAACTTTTTTCCGAAGACAACTAATCTTCAACTAATTACCATCATATATACCACCATTAGTTGGTTTTGTTAAACTGTAATTCAatgtaaatttattaaaacattttcatttagAGTTTACGGTAAACTTTCGAATGGTAAAGTTGTAGAATTCGTACTCGTCCACTTGATATTCTTTTTCGAATATGTTAGTGATGTTGATCATATCCAATCCTAGCAGAGTAAAATGCGATATGATTACTACATATCATGATATCAAcatcaaacaataataagtCTAACTCTCCGGCGTGTCTTTGTCCTATTTTACGTACCTGATTACGTTGTCAAGTAACCAGGCTTACGGAGAACACCGAATTGATCATGGTCTTATCATTTGAGACATTCTTTAAAACGTTTATAATTTCCATATCTTTGAACGTTTACATTGCCATTATCACTAAACTCTTAGATACACATGAGTTTATTATTTGAACCATGgtcaaataataatttactaaaaacaGCAAGATAATTAAACTTCAGATAAGAAGAAACTAAtattagaaggaaaaaagctATTTGCATTTAAAGAAACCGCGtccttaacaaaaaaaatctcgtGCGTGTCCCTCCCgtgtgtaaaaaaaaaactctttgtTCCTTAAACCGACTTTATCATAAATGCATATATATCCTTTGCCCTCTccacttttcttttcctcatcATAAAAAACATTCTCAGAGCAAATTTCAAGTTTATTTCATTCAATTTCGATCCGAGTAACCATGGAGTGTAGATCATTGGATCTGACGATTATATCTGCGGAGGATCTCAAAGACGTTCAATTGATCGGTAAACAAGACTTGTACGCCGTCGTTTCCATCAACGGCGACGCTAGGACGAAGCAGAAGACAAAGGTTGATAAAGATTGCGGCACCAAACCTAAATGGAAGCATCAAATGAAGCTCACCGTCGATGACGCAGCGGCGCGTGACAATCGTCTTACTCTTGTTTTCGAGATCGTGGCGGATCGTCCCATCGCTGGTGATAAACCTGTCGGTGAGGTTAGCGTTCCGGTGAAGGAGCTTTTGGATCAGAATAAAGGTGACGAGGAGAAAACGGTTACTTACGCCGTGAGGTTGCCTAACGGGAAGGCGAAAGGATCTCTCAAATTCTCGTTCAAATTTGGGGAAAAGTATACTTATGGATCTTCGAGTGGTCCTCACGCGCCGGTCCCTTCGGCTATGGATCATAAGACTATGGATCAGCCCGTCACCGCTTACCCGCCCGGACACGGTGCACCGTCTGCATACCCTGCTCCTCCCGCGGGTCCTTCTTCCGGATATCCACCACAAGGACATGACGATAAGCACGATGGTGTTTATGGATACCCGCAGCAGGCTGGATATCCAGCTGGAACCGGTGGTTATCCGCCACCTGGTGCATACCCACAACAGGGAGGTTACCCTGGATATCCGCCTCAGCAACAGGGTGGATACCCGGGTTATCCGCCACAGGGTCCATATGGTTACCCGCAACAAGGTTATCCACCACAGGGTCCATACGGTTACCCGCAACAGCAAGCTCATGGTAAACCGCAGAAACCGAAGAAGCATGGTAAGGCTGGAGCTGGAATGGGACTAGGACTTGGGCTTGGAGCTGGTTTATTGGGTGGGTTGTTGGTTGGTGAAGCGGTTTCTGACATCGCTGATATGGGTGACATGGGTGACATGGGTGACATGGGTGGTTTCGATTTCTGATTGCTGTGTTATcaagttttaatttcttaggATAATTGCTCTAATGTTTTTCGTTTGATGAATCATGTGAAGAACGTGAGAGATCAAGTTTTATCTTGTGTTTATGTCTCCGGttacttattttcttctaatgaATGTAACATTATGATATTTCCAATCTCTGGCTGTTGAATAGAATGCAATGAAACATTGGAAATATAGTGTTGACTTTGTCACCTTTATTAAGCATTAGCCATGCCATAGAAAAGTTCCATATAATTTGTCTAAGCATAATGTACATCACAAAAGGTGTAAACAACTAAACATAATTGTACTAATTGTTAAAAGCTTCCGATTACTTTGAGCTTAGTTAAAGTTAAAGCCTGCGTACCATACATAGTTTTGTAGGGAATTAGGGATGACAAAAGGAACATTGTTCTTATAAAAAATAGCTCAACACCATTCTTTTTTacaggaaaaaaatgaaataaccAACAGCTGCAAATCCTATAGCTAACCGACTCAAAAGACCTTCAATTATACGATTCTATAACTCATCGTGATCATCTCCATCGTCGTCCTCATTCTCTCCCTCGGTTTTCTCGTAAACCGACTTAATAACCGGGTCACAAACCAACTCCACCTCCTTCAGTTTCTCATCATAATCTTCCTTCTCTGCATTCACATTCTCTTCTAACCACTCCAAAGCCTCCTTCAAAACCCCTTCcatcttctctttatcttcatCACTTATCTTCTTCGCAAGCTTCTCCTTATCGGCCACTGTACTTTTCATGTTGTACACATACGTTTCAAGCTTGTTCCTCGCATCAATCTTCTCCTTCATAATCTTATCTTCCTCAGCAAACTCCTCTGCTTCTCTGATCATTTcctcaatctcttcttctgtcaAACGACCTTTATCGTTCGTTATTGTAATCGATTGTGACGTCTTAGCAACTTTGTCTTCAGCTTTCACCTGCAGGATCCCATTTGCGTCCACTTCGAAAGTCACCTCAATCTGTGGCACTCCCCTGAAATATTGGTTTCTTGTATCATaagtaaaccaaaaacagaactaAAACCGAAATGTGTTAGTAGCTAAGATTGACTTAAAGTTTACCTGGGTGCAGGAAGAATGCCTGTGAGATCGAATTTTCCAAGCTCGCGGTTATCTTTCGTCATGCTTCTCTCGCCTTCGTAGACGTTGATAGTCACAGTAGTTTGCTGATCTTGGTAAGTAGTGAACACCTGAGACTTCTTCGTTGGGATCACCGTGTTCCTCGGAATAATGTTTGTCATCACGCCTCCGACAGTTTCAATACCGAGACTCAAAGGCGCAACATCAAGCAGTAGAATATCTGTTTTCAATAAAGTTAAGTTTTCTGCAACTCAACTACAATGATAAAAACACTTCGCAACTATTGTCATAAAGAGAGTTAAAAGAGTCACTTACTTTGTGTTTCTTCTCCACCTTCACCACTTAATACTCCACCTTGGACCGCGGCGCCATAGGCCACAGCCTCATCAGGGTTAGTCCCTTTGCTGGGTTCCTTGCCGTCGAAGAAATCCTTTAACATCTGCTGAACTTTTGGGATTCGAGTGCTTCCTCCAACAAGAACAATCTCGTCGATATCAGATTTCTTCAAACCCGCATCTTTAAGAGCCTTCTTCACTGGCTCCATAGTCTTCTTGAACAAATCCATGTTGAGTTCCTCGAATCTTGCTCTCGTTAAAGGCTCAGAGAAATCAACTCCATCAAAGAGCGACTCAATCTCAACACGGACTTGGTGCTGGTTGCTCAAAGATCGTTTCGCAAGCTCACATTCACGCCTAAGTTTACCAAGGGCTTTGTGATCCTTGCTAATGTCTTTGTTATACTTCTTCTTGACAAGTTTGATGAAATAGTCCATCACTCTGTGGTCAAAATCTTCTCCACCAAGGTGAGTGTCTCCACTTGTGGATAAGACTTCAAAGACTCCATTGTCTATGGTAAGGATACTAACATCGAATGTTCCACCACCAAGATCATATACGAGAATGTTTGACTCCCCACCTTTTTTGTCTAAACCATAAGCTATGGCAGCACCCGTTGGCTCATTGATTATACGAACCACGTTAAGCCCCGCGATTGCCCCTGCATCCTTTGTGGCTTGCCTCTGCGCATCATTGAAATACGCTACAAAACAACCAAGAAGCAAGACAAGCATTCTCATTATCAATACATTCAAGGTGCTACACACTTATACTTTAAACAGACTAAACCGTTGCGGACtggtgttttggtttcttctcaaAAACTTCTGAATAGACTAATCCGTATCCGTTTAAAGTATATTAACACATACCTGGAACCGTGATCACAGCATCTTTAATCTTCTTTCCCAAGAAAGCTTCAGCTGTTTCTTTCATCTTGGTTAGTATCATAGCACTTATTTCCTCAGGGCTAAACAATTTCTCTTCACCTTTAACCTTCACTTGAATGTAAGGCTTCCCATCTTTGTTCACAACCTTGTATGGCAAGAATTTGATATCCCTTTGTACATCAGGATCATCAAATCTGTAACACAACacccaaaaaacataaacaaaaagctcaagatatattatatatggaCTAGACAGACACTATGACACTAATTACTAAACACTTACTTTCTTCCAATCAGACGTTTCGGGTCGAAGATGGTTCGCTCCGGGTTCTTGGCTGCTTGATTCTTAGCAGCTTCCCCGATGAGACGTTCGGTATCAGTAAATGCAACCCAAGATGGTGTAATTCTGTTTCCTTGATCGTTTGCTATGATTTCCACATGTTTGTTATGATAGACACCAACACATGAATATGTAGTCCCTAGATCGATCCCTATCACCGTCCCCAGTTTCTGCTCTTCGCCTTCTATTGCCAAACTTGACATCAAAGCTGCTCCaatattcattaaaaaatcaaGCACTATAGCATAAATAGGAGAAACGtcaaattccaaaaaatgtgtgttttaTGAGAATTTTACCAGTCAGAAAAACCAAACACGCAATAGCTTTGTTCCTCGTCATCTTCGCTGTGTTTTCCTtgataaaaatcatttttcgtTGTTGAGAACTCTTCTTCGATCTCGTTTGTTAGTTTATTTGGAAGAGTATGAAGTTCGTCGTCTATTTATATGTGCTTCAGTATGATTCGTATTTAGCCTCGGTAGAGTGTCCTCTCCAATCACTTCTTGACACGTAAGCTTAATGGGTTATTTTGTGTTGGCGCGCTCCTTACTTTTTACACACGTAAAGTACCCAATCACAAGCAGACACGTGACATTAAATCGTCATCGCAAAATCTTTCAAAGGTTTTACGACTTCTTCGTATGTATGTATAGTTATCCAAAACAATTATcattataatcaaaattaaattattaacaatgTTTTTATCACATGCATGaattattaaaagatttttttcgTGTACcgattaataaaataaaaagatttgcGTCATAATTTACATAAggataatttcttttgttattaatgAATTAGTGTAATGCCAAAACTACTGCATATGCGGTGAGGTGTAATATTTGGAAGAACATGACTAATGCTTAACCACTCCATTTATTTATCACGcagacatatatataagaaatatgCCATTTTCTAATTACTCTCAGTGTTGTATTTGTATTGGAATCAATGCACAATAAGAATTGGATATTggataacaacaaaacagGCAAACCAACCCTAATGGCGGCCCTAGGTTTTTGGCTTCTAATATTAATTCactttcaaaactaaataattgaCCAtatatcatttgatttttaaaatatgtcgTTGGAgtaaatcaatattttaatactaaGTTATAATTCATATGGTATACTCGAAATTGTCAAAGGGTAATAtggatattattattttattttattttttgttagaagGGTAATATGGGCATTATAATCCGTCTTTTTTGACATTATATAAATTACATAGTATACAAAACAGCGTGAATAATGTAATTGTAGTGAATGCGGGAGGAAGAAATGGAATCTTCGTCAGAAGGTGAGACAAACAAGATTTCCCGATGCAAAGCCACTGGTTCAGACAATCCTGATGAGGACTACGTCGAGATCACACTCGAAGTGCGAGACGAAACCATCAACACAATGAAGGCCAAGGCGACACTTCGTTCGGTTCTTTCCGGGAGGCTGAAAACGATGGTTAAGTCGCTATCGTTTGCTTCACGCCGGCTCGACCGTAGTAAGTCGTTCGGTGCTATGTTTGCTCTTCGAGGGTTGAGGTTCATTGCCAAAAACGACGCCGTTGGTAGAGGCTGGGATGAGGTTGCAATGAGGTTTGATAAGTTGGCCGTTGAAGGGAAACTCCCTAAATCCAAATTTGGACATTGCAtaggtaaacaaaaaaactttaaataatataccttttttggtttcatttttttctctctgtaatTTCACTGCAATACTCAACTTGTTTCTCAtatacagttttgtttttttattactttttttttaactgaattttaaaagaattatttCAACTAAATAGGAATGGTTGAATCTAGCGAATTTGTGAACGAGCTTTTTGAGGCGTTGGTCCGAAGGAGAGGGACTACGTCATCGTCAATCACCAAAACTGAATTGTTTGAATTCTGGGAGCAGATCACAGGCAATAGTTTTGATGATAGGCTGCAAATCTTTTTTGATATGTAAgcatgattttatatttatttatagtatTTTGACAAGTATAATGCATGATTATCATTTGTCATAAAATATGGTAAGTTGATTAGTTatctctttgtgtttatgtatATAAGGGTGGACAAAAATTTGGACGGACGTATTACAGGAGATGAGGTTAAGGAGGTGAGGTATACCTTATTAAATTGATCTCAATTTCGTTATGGTcctaatataaaaatgttacaatCTAAGTTGTTTCGGCTGAATTATAGATAATTGCTTTAAGTGCTTCGGCTAACAAGCTATcaaagattaaagaaaatgtAGATGAATATGCTGCCTTGATCATGGAAGAACTAGATCGCGACAACCTCGGATATATTGAGGTTCGTTGTCTACTATCTAATGGTTACACTTGTTTAACATCACTATTAAAAACATGGTTAAATCCTTAAAATCAGTTGTAAAtgtatttgttatatatttcaatGTGTTTGAAAATATAGTTGAGCAATGGTTTACTTGCAGTTACATAACTTGGAAACATTGCTTCTCCAAGTTCCTAGCCAATCAAATAACAGTCCATCTTCCGCGAACAAACGTGCACTCAACAAGATGTTGAGCCAGAAGCTCATACCAACAAAAGATCGAAACCCGGTGAAAAGATTTGCTATGAATATATCATACTTCTTCTTGGAAAATTGGAAAAGGATTTGGGTGTTAACATTGTGGATATCCATTTGCATCACTCTCTTCACTTGGAAATTTCTCCAGTATAAACGCAAAACCGTGTTCGAGGTGATGGGCTACTGTGTTACCGTGGCCAAAGGCAGTGCAGAGACCTTGAAATTCAACATGGCTCTCATTCTCTTGCCCGTTTGTAGGAACACTATCACTTGGCTAAGGACCAAGTCCAAGCTTATTGGGTCTGTTGTTCCATTTGATGACAATATCAATTTCCACAAGgtaaattatgtatattaatatatatcatatctatacacattatataattttcattgtCCAATAatccatgttttttttgttgttgtagaagAATACAAAAAGATATACGACTTTTGTAACAATATAATTTGGTTATGCTTAATCTTTATGTCCATGCAGGTTGTTGCATTTGGGATCGCGGTTGGAATAGGCTTGCACGCTATATCTCACCTGGCATGTGATTTCCCGCGTTTGCTGCATGCAAAAAATGTAGAGTTTGAGCCAATGAAAAAGTTTTTCGGAGACGAGAGGCCTGAAAATTATGGATGGTTCATGAAAGGGACAGACGGGTGGACCGGTGTTACCATGGTGGTTCTTATGTTAGTGGCCTACGTCTTGGCGCAGTCGTGGTTCAGACGAAACCGGGCAAACCTACCAAAATCGTTGAAACGATTGACTGGTTTCAACGCATTTTGGTACTCACACCATTTGTTTGTCATCGTTTATGTTCTTCTCATCGTGCATGGCTATTTTGTTTATCTCTCAAAGGAATGGTACCACAAGACGGTAcgtatacatatattttttcttgcgTCTTGATTAATCACGGAGTGTTCAGAAAATCAGACGAAAAGATCatatgataatttttgttgatgaaagCATCCTTTGTTATTATTACCTTTGGACAGACGTGGATGTATCTGGCAGTTCCCGTACTACTATATGCATTTGAACGATTGATTCGTGCATTTAGACCAGGTGCCAAGGCTGTCAAGGTTTTGAAGGTATTTCTATGATCTGTTCACAATAATATACATGCATTCTTGTTATTATAGACAAAAATCAAGGATATATTtcacttttttaatttctattgACATCAAACTGATTTTCAGGTGGCAGTATATCCAGGAAATGTACTTTCACTTTACATGTCGAAGCCTAAAGGTTTCAAGTACACAAGTGGacagtacatatatattaactgTTCTGACGTCTCACCATTACAATGGTATATCAACAATACAATGCCACTGAACTTGTACAAGCATAAGattttaactttattattaacctattttcaattttgtgtAGGCATCCGTTTTCAATTACTTCGGCTTCCGGGGATGATTACCTCAGCGTTCATATCCGCACACTCGGAGACTGGACATCGCAACTCAAATCCTTATATTCCAAGGTTACTATTTTTCAAGAGTAACATTTGTGAATTAATGATATATGTACTTGATTTGTTTAATTACAAAACCATAGGTTTGTCAACTTCCCTCAACAAGTCAAAGTGGGCTCTTCATAGCTGACATAGGTCAAGCCAACAATATAACCAGGTACagtttttgatttataatttgaGTAATCATGATTTAAAAACATGAGCAATTTTTCTAATGAATTTTACATGGAAAGGTTTCCGAGGCTGTTAATCGATGGTCCATATGGTGCACCCGCACAAGATTACCGGAACTACGATGTATTGCTTCTAGTAGGTCTAGGGATCGGAGCGACGCCATTAATCAGCATAATCAGGGACGTCCTTAACAACATCAAGAACCAGAATTCCATCGAACGAGGCACTAACCAACACATAAAAAACTATGTTGCCACAAAACGAGCTTATTTTTATTGGGTAACAAGAGAGCAAGGATCATTGGAATGGTTCAGTGAGGTCATGAACGAGGTAGCTGAGTATGATAGTGAGGGGATGATTGAACTACATAATTACTGCACTAGCGTGTATGAGGAAGGAGATGCGAGGTCAGCACTAATCACCATGTTGCAGTCATTGCACCACGCCAAGAGCGGCATTGACATCGTATCGGGCACTCGGGTCCGAACCCATTTCGCTCGACCCAATTGGCGTAGTGTCTTCAAGCACGTCGCAGTCAACCACGTCAATCAACGAGTTGGTATGTCACTAGCTATTACAACAATTCCATAGCTATTGTAGAATCTTTCTAGTAAGTAActgattttcctttttctattttgttggTAGGGGTTTTCTACTGTGGTAATACATGCATCATAGGAGAGTTAAAGAGACTGGCTCAAGATTTCTCTAGGAAAACTACGACCAAGTTTGAGTTCCACAAGGAAAATTTCTAGTTTCGATTCTATTCATCCATCAGACcatcattagaaaataataagcaaaatatGTCAAGCTGATATCTATTATAATTATAACCACACTTTGAAGGGGTTCTAGATTCAAAAGTTGAGACTACAACTTGAAGTTTTCTATAATgtaaagaggagaaagaagagtgtACATAAAAGAGGACTTAGGCGTAGTAATTCAAGCTTGCTTTCTTCTTGGCTTGTACTTGAATTATACCTTCATTGAAATCCTCATGGTTCACCTGCACACACATTTACCATTTCCTCCATATCATCCACATCCTAAAGTTACAACCACTAAGACGAAAGATATATGCATACCTCAGTTGCATCCCGGCGCAGGGCAAGCATACCCGCTTCAACACACACTGCTTTGAGTTGAGCTCCATTGAAATCATCCGTTGACCGAGCAAGCTCTTCAAAATTGACGTCTGCATTCACATTCATTTTCCTTGAATGTATCTGTAACCCCATCGCCAACAttatgcaaaaacaaaacagtacCCAAGATAAGTTATCCGCGGAATACATAGAAAATCACAGCAAGACTTGTCTAAGTGCATGAAGCTCTCTAATTTTAGCTTTAAAACGACatagaaataaagaaagaaaaaagaaaagatgcaGTAAAGGATACAGAACCTGTAAGATCCTGCCTCTAGCTTCTTCAGTGGGGTGCGGAAACTCGATTTTACGATCCAAACGACCAGAACGCATAAGGGCAGGATCTAGTATATCAGCACGATTTGTCGCTGCAATAACCTAAGTTTGTaaaattatgagtttttcATGCCTTTCACTAAATAAATAGACATTTGCAGGGGTAATATGAGGGGTAACAACCTTAATGCGATCATCGCTGCTGAATCCATCAAGCTGGTTGAGCAGCTCCAACATTGTCCTTTGTACCTCACGGTCTCCACTAACTTCGCTGTAAGCCAATTAAAAGTCAGCATTAGTcatcagaaagaaaataaaatagttatgACATGACTCTAGATAGAGTACCTATCAAAACGCTTTGTCCCTATTGCGTCAATCTCATCTATGAATATAATACAAGGGGATTTCTCTTTTGCAAGCAGGAAAGCATCACGGACAAGTTTTGCTCCATCTCCGATGAACATCTATACATAAGTCTAAAAAAAGTTACTTTCCGTTTGGTTCAAAAAATATCACAGGAACAAGATCAAAATCAG
This sequence is a window from Arabidopsis thaliana chromosome 1 sequence. Protein-coding genes within it:
- the RBOHB gene encoding respiratory burst oxidase-like protein (respiratory burst oxidase homolog B (RBOHB); FUNCTIONS IN: NAD(P)H oxidase activity; INVOLVED IN: response to heat, seed germination, defense response; LOCATED IN: integral to membrane, membrane; EXPRESSED IN: embryo, root; EXPRESSED DURING: imbibition; CONTAINS InterPro DOMAIN/s: Ferredoxin reductase-type FAD-binding domain (InterPro:IPR017927), Cytochrome b245, heavy chain (InterPro:IPR000778), EF-hand-like domain (InterPro:IPR011992), Ferric reductase-like transmembrane component, N-terminal (InterPro:IPR013130), Ferric reductase, NAD binding (InterPro:IPR013121), NADPH oxidase Respiratory burst (InterPro:IPR013623), EF-HAND 2 (InterPro:IPR018249), FAD-binding 8 (InterPro:IPR013112), Riboflavin synthase-like beta-barrel (InterPro:IPR017938); BEST Arabidopsis thaliana protein match is: respiratory burst oxidase homologue D (TAIR:AT5G47910.1); Has 35333 Blast hits to 34131 proteins in 2444 species: Archae - 798; Bacteria - 22429; Metazoa - 974; Fungi - 991; Plants - 531; Viruses - 0; Other Eukaryotes - 9610 (source: NCBI BLink).) — its product is MREEEMESSSEGETNKISRCKATGSDNPDEDYVEITLEVRDETINTMKAKATLRSVLSGRLKTMVKSLSFASRRLDRSKSFGAMFALRGLRFIAKNDAVGRGWDEVAMRFDKLAVEGKLPKSKFGHCIGMVESSEFVNELFEALVRRRGTTSSSITKTELFEFWEQITGNSFDDRLQIFFDMVDKNLDGRITGDEVKEIIALSASANKLSKIKENVDEYAALIMEELDRDNLGYIELHNLETLLLQVPSQSNNSPSSANKRALNKMLSQKLIPTKDRNPVKRFAMNISYFFLENWKRIWVLTLWISICITLFTWKFLQYKRKTVFEVMGYCVTVAKGSAETLKFNMALILLPVCRNTITWLRTKSKLIGSVVPFDDNINFHKVVAFGIAVGIGLHAISHLACDFPRLLHAKNVEFEPMKKFFGDERPENYGWFMKGTDGWTGVTMVVLMLVAYVLAQSWFRRNRANLPKSLKRLTGFNAFWYSHHLFVIVYVLLIVHGYFVYLSKEWYHKTTWMYLAVPVLLYAFERLIRAFRPGAKAVKVLKVAVYPGNVLSLYMSKPKGFKYTSGQYIYINCSDVSPLQWHPFSITSASGDDYLSVHIRTLGDWTSQLKSLYSKVCQLPSTSQSGLFIADIGQANNITRFPRLLIDGPYGAPAQDYRNYDVLLLVGLGIGATPLISIIRDVLNNIKNQNSIERGTNQHIKNYVATKRAYFYWVTREQGSLEWFSEVMNEVAEYDSEGMIELHNYCTSVYEEGDARSALITMLQSLHHAKSGIDIVSGTRVRTHFARPNWRSVFKHVAVNHVNQRVGVFYCGNTCIIGELKRLAQDFSRKTTTKFEFHKENF